In Kitasatospora gansuensis, a genomic segment contains:
- a CDS encoding enoyl-CoA hydratase family protein, whose translation MTREVPFVRVSTADAVTTLELDSPHNRNALSSRLMAELTQGLAEAAADPAVRAVVLGHTGKVFCAGADLTEATGADPTVGPRGLVDLQRAIVDCPKPVVALVNGHVRAGGLGLLGAADLVVAGPLATFAFTEVRLGLAPAVISLPLRPKLDPRAASRYYLTGETFDAAEAARIGLITEAADDPSAAAKVLLDAIRLGSPQGLAESKRLANAEVVASFERDADERVAQSARLFGSAEAQQGMRAFLERRPAPWAE comes from the coding sequence ATGACCCGCGAGGTACCTTTCGTCCGCGTCAGCACCGCCGATGCCGTGACCACCCTGGAGCTGGACTCCCCGCACAACCGCAACGCCCTGTCGAGCAGGCTGATGGCCGAGCTGACGCAGGGCCTGGCCGAGGCGGCGGCCGATCCCGCCGTACGGGCGGTGGTGCTCGGGCACACCGGGAAGGTGTTCTGCGCCGGGGCGGACCTGACCGAGGCGACCGGGGCGGACCCGACGGTGGGGCCGCGCGGACTGGTGGACCTGCAGCGGGCGATCGTGGACTGCCCCAAGCCAGTGGTCGCGCTGGTGAACGGGCACGTCCGGGCCGGCGGGCTCGGGCTGCTGGGCGCCGCTGACCTGGTGGTGGCCGGGCCGCTGGCCACCTTCGCGTTCACCGAGGTCCGGCTCGGCCTGGCGCCCGCCGTGATCTCGCTGCCGCTGCGCCCCAAGCTGGACCCGCGCGCCGCCTCCCGCTACTACCTCACCGGCGAGACCTTCGACGCCGCCGAGGCGGCCCGGATCGGTCTGATCACCGAGGCGGCCGACGACCCGTCAGCCGCCGCGAAGGTGCTGCTGGACGCGATCCGGCTGGGCTCGCCGCAGGGCCTGGCCGAGAGCAAGCGCCTGGCCAACGCCGAGGTGGTGGCCTCGTTCGAACGGGACGCGGACGAGCGGGTGGCCCAGTCCGCCCGGCTGTTCGGCTCGGCCGAGGCGCAGCAGGGCATGCGGGCGTTCCTGGAGCGCCGACCCGCTCCGTGGGCGGAGTAG
- a CDS encoding nucleotidyltransferase domain-containing protein translates to MIDKGLDDQGFIAREGSLDRVQPAFSPLAEAARQGIADTFGPDRLHSGYLYGSIPRGTARPGRSDLDLLLALHRPPTEADRADADALEAALDAGHGMIDGVGILLFDTSTLLSELERHDLGWFLACLCTPLLGPDLATELPRYRPTSLLARETNGDLALALPRWRESSADPRALNRAVARRLVRTAFTLVMPRWAGWTSDLTRSAEIAGGYYPERAGQLRTAAEVALAPTGDREVLRMFTEDLGPWLAAEYAAVHGVKAARP, encoded by the coding sequence ATGATCGACAAGGGGCTGGACGACCAGGGTTTCATCGCGCGCGAGGGTTCGCTCGACCGCGTGCAACCGGCGTTCAGCCCCTTGGCCGAGGCAGCGCGGCAGGGGATCGCCGACACCTTCGGCCCGGACCGGCTGCACAGCGGCTACCTGTACGGCAGCATCCCGCGCGGCACCGCCCGCCCCGGCCGCTCCGACCTGGACCTGCTACTCGCCCTGCACCGGCCGCCAACGGAGGCGGACCGCGCCGACGCGGACGCCCTCGAAGCCGCGCTGGACGCCGGGCACGGCATGATCGACGGCGTCGGCATCCTGCTCTTCGACACCTCGACTCTGCTCAGCGAGCTCGAACGGCACGACCTCGGCTGGTTCCTGGCCTGCCTGTGCACCCCGCTGCTCGGCCCCGACCTGGCCACCGAGCTGCCCCGCTACCGGCCGACCTCGCTGCTGGCCCGGGAGACCAACGGCGATCTGGCGCTCGCGCTGCCCCGCTGGCGCGAGAGCAGCGCCGATCCGCGTGCCCTGAACCGGGCCGTGGCCCGACGGCTCGTCAGGACCGCGTTCACCTTGGTGATGCCCCGGTGGGCCGGGTGGACCAGTGATCTCACCCGCTCCGCCGAGATCGCCGGCGGCTACTACCCGGAGCGGGCCGGGCAGCTGCGCACCGCCGCCGAGGTCGCGCTCGCGCCGACCGGGGACCGGGAGGTGCTGCGGATGTTCACCGAGGACCTCGGCCCGTGGCTGGCGGCCGAGTACGCCGCCGTGCACGGGGTGAAGGCGGCCCGGCCCTGA
- a CDS encoding acyltransferase: MPNASSLLTAVRARGRRAAGRLVHRGWTWVQGVGAVSNQSPGPYRFRELGDGTKLAFPLGTVFNEQWITIGPFSIIGERVTISAGFVPGLDLGDEPIVRIGGGCVIGRGSHLVGHQSITLGDDVWTGPFVYITDTAHSYHDTELPIGKQWPRNEPVEIGSGSWIGTGAVILPGAKLGRNVVVAANSVVRGEVPDFAVVAGAPAKVVRSWSEAEGWQPPFRHEPPTALPGDLTADQLRELIGWDLRLPGEEA, encoded by the coding sequence ATGCCGAACGCCAGTTCCCTCCTCACCGCAGTCCGTGCTCGAGGCCGCCGGGCCGCCGGGCGGCTGGTGCACCGGGGCTGGACCTGGGTGCAGGGGGTCGGCGCGGTCTCCAACCAGAGCCCGGGGCCCTACCGGTTCCGCGAGCTGGGGGACGGCACCAAGCTGGCCTTCCCGCTCGGAACGGTGTTCAACGAGCAGTGGATCACCATCGGCCCGTTCTCGATCATCGGCGAACGCGTCACCATCTCGGCCGGCTTCGTGCCCGGGCTCGATCTGGGGGACGAGCCGATCGTGCGGATCGGCGGCGGCTGTGTGATCGGCCGGGGCAGCCATCTGGTCGGCCATCAGTCGATCACCCTCGGGGACGACGTCTGGACCGGCCCGTTCGTCTACATCACCGACACCGCGCACTCGTACCACGACACCGAGCTGCCGATCGGCAAGCAGTGGCCGCGCAACGAGCCGGTGGAGATCGGCTCGGGCAGCTGGATCGGCACCGGCGCGGTGATCCTGCCCGGCGCGAAGCTGGGGCGGAACGTGGTGGTGGCGGCCAATTCGGTGGTGCGCGGCGAGGTGCCCGACTTCGCGGTGGTGGCGGGCGCCCCGGCGAAGGTGGTGCGCAGCTGGTCCGAGGCCGAGGGCTGGCAGCCGCCGTTCCGGCACGAGCCGCCGACCGCCCTGCCGGGGGACCTGACCGCCGATCAGCTCCGCGAACTGATCGGCTGGGACCTGCGGCTGCCGGGCGAAGAAGCCTGA
- a CDS encoding class I SAM-dependent methyltransferase produces MSRTFEDLVAEAESVPVDGWDFSWLDGRATEQRPSWGYQRTVGARLAGVSAALDIQTGGGEVLAGAGKFPPVMAATESWPPNVAKATALLHPLGAVVVAAPDEPPLPFADGAFDLVTSRHPVQPYWSEIHRVLRPGGTYLAQHVGPASVFELVEYFLGPLTAEQHRARHPEDERARAEAAGLEVVELRSERLRTEFLDVGAVVYFLRKVIWMVPGFTVERYRDRLRELHERIGAEGPFVAHSARFLIEARRPA; encoded by the coding sequence ATGTCGCGTACCTTCGAGGACCTCGTCGCCGAGGCCGAATCCGTCCCGGTCGACGGCTGGGACTTCTCCTGGCTGGACGGCCGGGCCACCGAGCAGCGGCCGTCCTGGGGCTACCAGCGCACCGTCGGGGCCCGGCTGGCCGGGGTCTCCGCCGCGCTGGACATCCAGACCGGTGGCGGCGAAGTCCTGGCCGGGGCGGGGAAGTTCCCGCCGGTGATGGCCGCCACCGAGTCCTGGCCGCCGAACGTGGCGAAGGCCACCGCGCTGCTGCACCCGCTCGGCGCGGTGGTGGTGGCCGCCCCGGACGAGCCACCGCTCCCGTTCGCGGACGGCGCCTTCGACCTGGTGACCAGCCGTCACCCGGTGCAGCCCTACTGGTCGGAGATCCACCGGGTGCTCCGGCCCGGCGGCACGTACCTGGCCCAACACGTCGGCCCGGCCAGCGTGTTCGAGCTGGTGGAGTACTTCCTCGGGCCGCTCACCGCCGAGCAGCACCGGGCCCGGCACCCCGAGGACGAGCGCGCCCGGGCGGAGGCGGCCGGTCTGGAGGTCGTCGAGCTTCGGTCCGAGCGGCTGCGGACCGAGTTCCTCGACGTCGGCGCGGTGGTCTACTTCCTGCGCAAGGTGATCTGGATGGTCCCCGGCTTCACCGTCGAGCGGTACCGGGACCGGCTGCGCGAACTGCACGAGCGGATCGGGGCCGAGGGGCCGTTCGTGGCGCACTCGGCCCGCTTCCTGATCGAGGCGCGTCGGCCTGCCTGA
- a CDS encoding dioxygenase family protein, giving the protein MSEQDELQTPEPRPHERLLSRKTLLKAVAAAGAAPLLLGAGTALARDRRGTGLAPELTPDCDDGDHPTVPQTEGPYFKPNSPLRTSLVTASTPGTRLTVSGYVFGSACLPIANVLLDFWQADTNGAYDNTGFAFRGHQFTNAQGAFSLSTIVPGLYPGRTRHIHVKVQAPNRPVLTTQLYFPGEPRNSTDTIFDARLLMNVRQIGSGKEGTFDFVLNVPQTPNPSPSPTGTTSPSPSPTPGGGSWTPGTNYRAGDRVTYGGASYQCLQAHTAMVGWEPPNVPALWRRL; this is encoded by the coding sequence ATGTCCGAGCAGGACGAACTCCAGACCCCCGAACCCCGGCCGCACGAGCGCCTGTTGAGCCGGAAGACACTGCTGAAGGCGGTCGCCGCGGCCGGCGCCGCTCCGCTGCTGCTCGGCGCGGGCACCGCACTCGCCCGCGACCGGCGGGGCACCGGCCTCGCCCCCGAACTCACCCCCGACTGCGACGACGGTGACCACCCGACCGTCCCGCAGACCGAGGGCCCGTACTTCAAGCCCAACTCCCCGCTGCGCACCTCGCTGGTGACGGCGAGCACGCCGGGCACCCGGCTCACCGTCAGCGGGTACGTCTTCGGCTCCGCCTGCCTGCCGATCGCCAACGTGCTGCTGGACTTCTGGCAGGCCGACACCAACGGCGCCTACGACAACACCGGCTTCGCCTTCCGGGGCCACCAGTTCACCAACGCCCAGGGCGCGTTCAGCCTGAGCACCATCGTGCCCGGCCTCTACCCGGGCCGTACCCGGCACATCCACGTCAAGGTGCAGGCCCCCAACCGGCCGGTGCTCACCACCCAGCTGTACTTCCCCGGCGAGCCCCGCAACAGCACCGACACCATCTTCGACGCCCGGCTGCTGATGAACGTCCGCCAGATCGGCTCCGGCAAGGAGGGCACCTTCGACTTCGTCCTGAACGTCCCGCAGACCCCGAACCCCAGCCCGTCCCCCACCGGCACCACCAGCCCGAGCCCGAGCCCGACCCCGGGCGGTGGCAGCTGGACCCCCGGCACCAACTACCGGGCCGGCGACCGCGTCACCTACGGCGGTGCTTCGTACCAGTGCCTGCAGGCCCACACCGCGATGGTCGGCTGGGAGCCGCCGAACGTGCCCGCGCTCTGGCGCCGCCTGTAG
- a CDS encoding helix-turn-helix transcriptional regulator, producing the protein MSIDFPVHGLMVPEPQVLPFAIGSFDTIGELSRAGFPHRHTFYEIVHVTGGRGTHVVDLAHWPLDPPHLCVIAPGQVHYWDEVDGLTGQVLIFNEDFLLSHPEDVAALRTLAGRPWLRLTGADHELPALMQELDREYRALADGYAGVLRSYLHILIVRALRASAPGAEPVTPGRAPGRTPGRTDELVATFRQLIAEPGGRSVADCARRLGVSTGHLHALVKQATGRTPGRLIRQQQTLTAKLLLARTDLTVRQIAKECGFGDPAYFCRFFRRETGMTPGEFRGGAGGNHHDPRLESIAALPEGP; encoded by the coding sequence ATGAGCATCGACTTCCCCGTCCACGGGCTGATGGTGCCCGAGCCGCAGGTACTGCCGTTCGCCATCGGCTCGTTCGACACCATCGGGGAGCTGTCCCGGGCCGGTTTTCCGCACCGGCACACCTTCTACGAGATCGTGCACGTCACGGGCGGGCGCGGCACCCACGTGGTCGACCTGGCGCACTGGCCGCTCGACCCGCCGCACCTGTGCGTGATCGCGCCGGGGCAGGTGCACTACTGGGACGAGGTGGACGGCCTCACCGGGCAGGTGCTGATCTTCAACGAGGACTTCCTGCTCTCCCACCCCGAGGACGTCGCCGCACTCCGCACCCTGGCCGGCCGGCCCTGGCTACGGCTGACCGGGGCCGATCACGAACTTCCCGCCCTGATGCAGGAGTTGGACCGTGAGTACCGGGCACTGGCGGACGGCTACGCCGGGGTCCTGCGCTCGTACCTGCACATCCTGATCGTCCGGGCGCTACGCGCCTCGGCGCCTGGAGCGGAGCCGGTGACACCGGGGCGCGCACCGGGCCGCACTCCGGGCCGTACGGACGAACTGGTCGCGACCTTCCGCCAGTTGATCGCCGAGCCGGGCGGCCGCTCGGTGGCGGACTGCGCCCGGCGGCTGGGAGTCTCCACCGGTCATCTGCACGCCCTGGTCAAGCAGGCCACCGGCCGCACACCGGGCCGGCTGATCCGCCAGCAGCAGACCCTGACCGCCAAACTTCTGTTGGCCAGAACCGATCTGACGGTGCGGCAGATCGCGAAGGAGTGCGGGTTCGGCGACCCGGCGTACTTCTGCCGGTTCTTCCGGCGGGAGACCGGGATGACGCCCGGGGAGTTCCGTGGCGGCGCCGGAGGAAATCACCACGATCCCCGGCTGGAGTCCATCGCCGCACTGCCCGAGGGCCCGTAG
- a CDS encoding HutD/Ves family protein yields MTTVQVLRADRRPATPWLNGGGITREVAGYPAGAGLADFHWRVSLADVGQGGPFSRFEDVDRVITVVEGAGMALTVAGTEHRLAEPFRPFAFPGDAETGCELLGGPVVDFNVMTRRGRATAEVEVADGQRAVTVPPDAVVLLVCLAGTAELDGSDVRLGCFDAVLLETPGEELLRVDGRTAVVTIRRGA; encoded by the coding sequence ATGACGACGGTTCAGGTACTCCGCGCCGACCGGCGCCCGGCCACCCCGTGGCTGAACGGCGGCGGCATCACCCGCGAGGTGGCGGGGTACCCGGCCGGGGCCGGGCTGGCCGACTTCCACTGGCGGGTCAGCCTGGCGGACGTCGGGCAGGGCGGCCCGTTCTCCCGCTTCGAGGACGTCGACCGGGTGATCACCGTGGTGGAGGGTGCGGGGATGGCCCTCACCGTGGCGGGCACCGAGCACCGGCTCGCCGAGCCGTTCCGGCCGTTCGCCTTCCCCGGTGACGCCGAGACCGGTTGCGAACTGCTCGGCGGCCCGGTGGTGGACTTCAATGTGATGACCCGTCGGGGGCGGGCCACCGCCGAGGTCGAGGTGGCGGACGGGCAGCGCGCCGTCACCGTCCCGCCGGACGCGGTGGTCCTGCTGGTCTGCCTGGCAGGCACCGCCGAACTCGACGGCTCCGACGTCCGGTTGGGCTGCTTCGACGCCGTGCTGCTGGAGACTCCCGGCGAGGAGCTGCTCCGGGTGGACGGCCGGACGGCGGTGGTGACGATCCGTCGGGGCGCCTGA
- a CDS encoding GNAT family N-acetyltransferase yields MFETDRLSVRLWDEADQERAFDIYSRWEVAKWLGSTPRALETPDEAAALVERCRARSADPRYGVWAVQRRDTGTVVGSVLLMPLPDGDGEVEVGWHLHPDSWGHGFATEAARGALAKGFGDGLAEIHAMVRPGNAPSAAVCRRLGMTATGRTDRWYGVEMESFRIGRDAGRLRS; encoded by the coding sequence GTGTTCGAGACCGACCGGCTGAGCGTGCGGCTGTGGGACGAGGCCGACCAGGAGCGTGCGTTCGACATCTACTCCCGCTGGGAGGTGGCCAAGTGGCTGGGCAGCACGCCCCGGGCGCTGGAGACGCCGGACGAGGCGGCGGCGCTGGTGGAGCGCTGCCGGGCCCGGTCGGCCGACCCCCGGTACGGGGTGTGGGCGGTGCAGCGGCGGGACACCGGGACGGTGGTGGGGTCCGTCCTGCTGATGCCGCTGCCGGACGGGGACGGTGAGGTGGAGGTCGGCTGGCACCTGCACCCCGACAGCTGGGGCCACGGCTTCGCCACCGAGGCGGCCCGGGGCGCGCTGGCCAAGGGGTTCGGGGACGGCCTGGCGGAGATCCACGCGATGGTCCGCCCGGGCAACGCACCGTCGGCGGCGGTGTGCCGGAGGCTGGGGATGACCGCCACCGGCCGCACCGACCGCTGGTACGGCGTCGAGATGGAGTCGTTCCGGATCGGGCGGGACGCGGGACGACTGAGGAGCTGA
- a CDS encoding MFS transporter, whose amino-acid sequence MPLLNKTRVRSAAHNHPVGPAPAPVWTTARIALTAFFAVDGFLFAAWVVRIPDVRAQVHASHSALGLALLCLSAGAVATMPLIGRLCVRFGSRPVTVASLAALSLAVLLPAHTGSVLTLGAALLLFGAAYGGANVSMNSAAVDLVVELRRPVMPSFHAGYSLGGLLGAAVGGLLAGTLSTAWALALSGALGLLVTVIAGTALLRTAAVTPAAVTAATPRGTAAPSRQPARNARLLVILLGLVALCDAYGEGALADWATLHLTDDVHASTGLAATGYAAFAFAMTAGRLGGTWLSVRAGQTRVMLFGGLTAATGMLVAALAPAVPLVLAGFVLVGLGLANIFPLAIAAAGVAGGPRGVATASTLGYAGMLVGPPAIGFLADATTLPLALTTVAATAALAAALSLLVRPKPTAR is encoded by the coding sequence GTGCCGCTACTAAACAAAACCCGCGTCCGTTCAGCAGCCCACAACCACCCGGTCGGCCCAGCGCCGGCCCCCGTCTGGACCACCGCCCGGATCGCCCTGACCGCCTTCTTCGCCGTCGACGGCTTCCTGTTCGCCGCCTGGGTGGTCCGGATCCCCGACGTCCGCGCCCAGGTCCACGCCTCGCACAGCGCGCTCGGCCTGGCCCTGCTCTGCCTGTCGGCCGGTGCCGTGGCCACCATGCCACTGATCGGCCGACTCTGCGTCAGGTTCGGCAGCCGCCCGGTCACCGTCGCCTCGCTGGCCGCCCTCAGCCTCGCTGTCCTGCTGCCCGCGCACACCGGCTCGGTGCTCACCCTGGGCGCCGCCCTGCTGCTGTTCGGCGCGGCCTACGGCGGCGCCAACGTCAGCATGAACAGCGCCGCCGTCGACCTGGTGGTCGAGCTCCGACGCCCCGTCATGCCCAGCTTCCACGCGGGGTACAGCCTCGGCGGACTGCTCGGCGCGGCCGTCGGCGGACTGCTCGCAGGCACCCTCAGCACCGCCTGGGCGCTCGCCCTCAGCGGGGCCCTCGGCCTGCTGGTCACCGTGATCGCCGGCACCGCCCTGCTCCGGACCGCCGCCGTCACGCCCGCCGCCGTCACGGCCGCCACACCCCGGGGAACCGCTGCTCCCAGCCGCCAACCCGCCCGGAACGCCCGCCTGTTGGTGATCCTGCTCGGCCTGGTGGCGCTCTGCGACGCGTACGGCGAGGGCGCGCTCGCCGACTGGGCCACCCTGCACCTGACCGACGACGTGCACGCGAGCACCGGGCTGGCCGCCACCGGCTACGCGGCCTTCGCCTTCGCGATGACCGCCGGGCGGCTCGGTGGCACCTGGCTCTCCGTCCGGGCCGGGCAGACCCGGGTGATGCTGTTCGGCGGGCTGACCGCCGCGACCGGCATGCTGGTCGCCGCGCTCGCCCCCGCCGTCCCGCTGGTGCTGGCCGGTTTCGTCCTGGTCGGCCTCGGCCTGGCCAACATCTTCCCGCTCGCGATCGCCGCGGCCGGCGTGGCGGGCGGACCGCGCGGCGTCGCCACCGCCTCCACCCTCGGCTACGCGGGCATGCTGGTCGGCCCGCCGGCGATCGGCTTCCTCGCCGACGCCACCACCCTCCCGCTCGCCCTCACCACCGTCGCCGCCACGGCCGCGCTGGCCGCCGCCCTCTCGCTGCTGGTCCGCCCGAAGCCCACCGCCCGATGA
- a CDS encoding ROK family protein: protein MTAAEGTGAHARRAAPDRGRTLLGPALALVHTGQAPTRSALTSALEVTRATAGAVSAELEALGLITVDSSPAGGGRGRPSHRLAVNPAGPVVIAAQIHTDGLSLALVGLGGQLEPAVHLPLPTATGPVRMLRAVAEAGAELARASSRRCLGTALALPNPVTEPDGTALVALHFAWPSGTPVADLFAEEVRKADQGPRAQYPFPSAVANDANLAALAEHRHGAGRGARQLLLVTSGHRGVGGALVIDGRLHTGSAGLALEVGHLTVDPQGRPCLCGNRGCLNSETDPDALFAAAGRTPDPDRPLLAQARALARSADGDPVARAAVDHVVDRLGLGLAGLVNILNPDRIVLSGLHLDLLAAAPDRLASVVAERCLWGRSGRVPIVSAEVTHAGLVGAGELAWAPYLNDPQSVLPLPG from the coding sequence CTGACCGCCGCCGAAGGCACCGGCGCCCACGCCCGGCGGGCGGCACCCGACCGGGGGCGCACCCTGCTCGGCCCCGCGCTCGCGCTGGTGCACACCGGCCAGGCCCCGACCCGTTCCGCGCTGACCAGCGCGCTCGAGGTGACCAGAGCCACCGCCGGGGCGGTCAGCGCCGAACTGGAGGCCCTCGGCCTGATCACCGTCGACTCCAGCCCGGCCGGTGGCGGCCGCGGCCGCCCCTCGCACCGACTGGCCGTCAACCCCGCCGGTCCGGTGGTGATCGCGGCCCAGATCCACACGGACGGACTGAGCCTCGCGCTGGTCGGCCTCGGCGGTCAGCTCGAACCGGCCGTCCACCTGCCGCTGCCCACGGCCACCGGCCCGGTCCGGATGCTGCGCGCCGTCGCCGAGGCCGGGGCCGAACTGGCCCGGGCCAGCAGCCGGCGCTGCCTGGGTACTGCCCTCGCCCTGCCCAACCCGGTCACCGAGCCGGACGGCACCGCACTGGTGGCCCTGCACTTCGCCTGGCCGAGCGGCACGCCGGTGGCCGACCTGTTCGCCGAGGAGGTGCGGAAGGCCGACCAGGGCCCGCGCGCGCAGTACCCCTTCCCGAGCGCCGTCGCCAACGACGCCAACCTGGCCGCGCTGGCCGAACACCGGCACGGCGCCGGACGCGGTGCCCGGCAGCTGCTGCTGGTGACCTCCGGCCACCGCGGCGTCGGCGGGGCGCTGGTGATCGACGGCCGGCTGCACACCGGCAGCGCCGGACTCGCCCTGGAGGTCGGCCATCTGACGGTCGATCCGCAGGGCCGGCCCTGCCTGTGCGGCAACCGGGGCTGCCTCAACTCGGAGACCGACCCCGACGCCCTGTTCGCCGCCGCGGGCCGTACCCCCGACCCGGACCGGCCGCTGCTCGCCCAGGCCCGCGCACTGGCCAGGTCCGCCGACGGCGACCCGGTCGCCCGGGCCGCCGTCGACCACGTGGTGGACCGCCTCGGCCTCGGCCTGGCCGGGCTGGTCAACATCCTCAACCCCGACCGCATCGTGCTCAGCGGCCTGCACCTCGACCTGCTCGCCGCGGCCCCGGACCGGCTGGCCTCCGTGGTCGCCGAGCGCTGTCTCTGGGGCCGCAGCGGCCGGGTGCCGATAGTGTCCGCCGAGGTCACCCACGCGGGGCTGGTCGGCGCGGGCGAGCTCGCCTGGGCGCCGTACCTGAACGACCCTCAGTCGGTGCTGCCTCTGCCGGGGTGA
- a CDS encoding VOC family protein — protein MRVKDFDHLVLNVQDVEKALEFYCGPLGLAPVRVEEWRAGKVPFPSVRVGPGTIIDLVARERGGSNVDHFCLVVDPLDWQEVIDSGALTVIEGPVDRYGARGSAQSVYVQDPDGNVVELRWYPQDVNA, from the coding sequence ATGCGCGTCAAGGACTTCGATCACCTGGTACTGAACGTCCAGGACGTCGAGAAGGCCCTGGAGTTCTACTGCGGACCGCTCGGCCTGGCCCCGGTCCGGGTCGAGGAGTGGCGGGCCGGCAAGGTGCCGTTCCCCTCGGTCCGGGTCGGCCCGGGCACCATCATCGACCTGGTCGCCCGTGAGCGCGGCGGGTCCAACGTCGACCACTTCTGCCTGGTGGTCGATCCGCTGGACTGGCAGGAGGTGATCGACTCCGGCGCCCTCACCGTGATCGAGGGCCCGGTCGACCGCTACGGCGCCCGGGGCAGCGCCCAGTCGGTCTACGTCCAGGACCCGGACGGCAACGTGGTCGAGCTGCGTTGGTACCCGCAGGATGTCAACGCCTGA
- a CDS encoding alkene reductase, with protein sequence MTNAPVESRLFESARLGTLDLPNRLVMAPMTRNRASADGVPLPMMATYYAQRASAGLIIAEASTPNAVGQTYPNITAIHTRDQVAGWRQVTETVRAAGGRMFLQLQHGGRVGHPDTSGLMPVAPSPVPLPETVFTPSGHQDAVVPRELTVEEIRATVADFAAAARNAVDAGFAGVEVHAANGYLLHQFLAQGTNHRTDAYGGPVAHRIRFVVEVVRAVVAAVGPERVGVRIAPGVTVNGIEEGDTEQIYPALVAALAELGPAYLHVVFADPAQPLFRQLRELWPNTLVANPVLGWGGPLPADGGKLKGEQLLAAGADLIALGRAFLANPDLVERLRTDAPLNAVRDRGLMYVGGEAGYTDYPTLAETRVPAALTSR encoded by the coding sequence ATGACGAACGCACCGGTGGAGTCCCGCCTCTTCGAATCTGCCCGCCTCGGCACCTTGGACCTGCCCAACCGGCTGGTGATGGCGCCGATGACCCGTAACCGCGCGTCGGCCGACGGCGTCCCGCTGCCGATGATGGCGACCTACTACGCGCAGCGCGCCTCCGCCGGGCTGATCATCGCCGAGGCGTCCACTCCGAACGCCGTGGGGCAGACGTACCCCAACATCACCGCGATCCACACCCGCGACCAGGTGGCCGGCTGGCGGCAGGTCACCGAGACGGTACGCGCCGCAGGCGGCCGGATGTTCCTGCAGCTCCAGCACGGTGGCCGGGTCGGTCACCCCGACACCAGCGGGCTGATGCCGGTCGCGCCCTCGCCGGTCCCGCTGCCGGAGACGGTCTTCACGCCCAGCGGCCATCAGGATGCCGTGGTGCCAAGGGAGTTGACGGTCGAGGAGATCCGGGCCACCGTTGCCGACTTCGCGGCCGCCGCCCGCAACGCGGTGGACGCGGGCTTCGCCGGAGTGGAGGTGCACGCCGCCAACGGCTACCTGCTGCACCAGTTCCTGGCCCAGGGCACCAACCACCGCACCGACGCGTACGGCGGCCCGGTCGCCCACCGGATCCGGTTCGTGGTCGAGGTGGTCCGGGCCGTCGTGGCGGCGGTCGGCCCCGAGCGGGTGGGAGTGCGGATCGCCCCCGGAGTCACCGTCAACGGCATCGAGGAGGGCGACACCGAGCAGATCTACCCGGCGCTGGTCGCCGCACTGGCCGAACTCGGCCCGGCCTACCTGCACGTCGTGTTCGCCGACCCGGCGCAGCCGCTGTTCCGGCAGCTCCGCGAGCTCTGGCCGAACACCCTGGTCGCCAACCCGGTGCTCGGGTGGGGCGGCCCGCTGCCCGCCGACGGCGGGAAGCTCAAGGGCGAGCAACTGCTGGCCGCCGGAGCCGATCTGATCGCGCTCGGCCGGGCCTTTCTGGCCAACCCCGACCTGGTGGAACGGCTGCGCACCGACGCCCCGCTGAACGCCGTCCGGGACCGCGGCCTGATGTACGTGGGCGGTGAGGCCGGGTACACCGACTATCCGACGCTGGCCGAGACCCGCGTTCCCGCCGCCCTGACGTCGCGTTAG
- a CDS encoding MerR family transcriptional regulator, with translation MRIGELARDTGVSERSLRYYETQGLLRSERTPGGQRTYGDWAVDRVIRIQALYAAGLNSRKIAQLLPCMRDTDGAPNERATPQLVDELSVERDRIDRMIADLIRSREVLDEVIESASGLLDVA, from the coding sequence ATGCGGATCGGTGAACTGGCGCGCGACACCGGCGTGAGCGAGCGGTCGCTCCGCTACTACGAGACCCAGGGCCTGCTGCGCTCCGAACGCACCCCCGGCGGTCAACGCACCTACGGCGACTGGGCGGTGGACCGGGTGATCCGGATCCAGGCACTCTACGCGGCCGGGCTGAACAGCCGGAAGATCGCCCAACTGCTGCCCTGCATGCGGGACACGGACGGTGCCCCGAACGAGCGGGCCACCCCGCAACTGGTCGACGAACTCAGCGTCGAACGCGACCGGATCGACCGCATGATCGCCGATCTGATCCGCTCCCGCGAGGTCCTGGACGAGGTCATCGAGAGCGCCTCGGGGCTGCTCGACGTGGCGTGA